The Lucilia cuprina isolate Lc7/37 chromosome 5, ASM2204524v1, whole genome shotgun sequence genome includes a window with the following:
- the LOC124420290 gene encoding uncharacterized protein LOC124420290 has product MMSHTPVKNSGAQAAQSPQTEQDSINFEKCHICSERKDNKIECLIIVKCNHSFHRACIENFLSDNNACPVCNLSCELSDLKRITFSTKSSRSRGAKSRGAQTGHQYTTRSTVQPSFQDTQTTTEFTFPNNASNQSENFDNETTTAQNVNETSVDSQIVNPSIVDYAQINKMIEVNLGRALKNFKSVPQQNFRDPNSQTHVQQQRPFCNPNSNLIYPPRQVSQSATDSNLHPPNLLESNSDNPTQSQDLSQSQPQSNPTIGSRDSPNLLFTWNTVKLVIVENGSSTE; this is encoded by the exons ATGATGAGTCATACGCCAGTTAAAAATTCGGGAGCGCAAGCTGCTCAATCTCCACAGACAGAGCAagattcaataaattttgagaAATGTCATATCTGTAGTGAACGAAAAGACAATAAGATCGAATGTTTGATAATAGTTAAATGTAACCATTCTTTCCATCGTgcttgtattgaaaattttctgtcaGACAACAATGCATGCCCAGTTTGTAATCTTTCTTGTGAATTATCAGACCTAAAGAGAATTACGTTTTCTACAAAGTCTAGTAGATCTAGAGGAGCAAAATCTCGCGGTGCTCAAACTGGTCATCAATATACAACTCGTAGTACAGTACAACCTAGTTTTCAAGATACACAAACAACTACTGAGTTTACTTTTCCAAATAATGCATCTAATCAATCAGAAAACTTTGATAATGAAACTACAACTGCTCAAAACGTTAATGAAACTTCTGTTGATTCCCAAATTGTTAACCCATCTATCGTAGATTATgcgcaaattaataaaatgatcGAAGTTAATTTAGGCAGAGCTCTAAAGAACTTCAAGAGTGTTCCTCAACAAAAT TTTCGAGATCCAAATTCTCAAACCCATGTCCAACAACAACGACCTTTTTGTAAcccaaattcaaatttaatttacccACCAAGACAAGTTAGTCAATCTGCTACTGATTCCAACTTGCATCCACCAAATTTATTAGAATCCAATTCTGATAATCCAACTCAATCTCAAGATCTTTCACAATCACAGCCTCAATCTAATCCAACAATTGGATCCAGAGATAGTccaaattt acttttcacGTGGAATACAGTTAAACTCGTTATTGTTGAAAACGGCAGCTCAACAGAGTAA